In Gemmatimonadaceae bacterium, the genomic window AGGTCGCGCCCGGAACTCGTCCGAATCGTCACCGAGGGGCCCGCGTCCAGCCCCCAGGTGGCCAGCAGGATGGCCGTCGCGATCGCGCCCGTGCCGCAGGCCTGCGTCTCCCCCTCGACGCCACGCTCGAAGGTCCGGTAGCGCCACCGGCCGTCGGGGCGCCGAGACACCCAGTTGACGTTGGCCCCCGCCGAGCCGGTGCTGGGATCCCACCGAAGCCCCGGTCCGCGCCCCTCCAGGTCCACGGCGTCGGCATCCTCGCACAGAATCACCAGGTGCGGGATCCCTGCCGTCGCGTACCCGATGCGCAGCTCGCCCGGGACCGGGGCGATGGGCATGCGTGGGCTGATATCGCTGACCGGCTGGAAGTCGATCTCAGGCAGCGCCCCCACTCGGCTGGTGATCAGGCCGGCGCCGGTGGACAGCCGCATCCCGTCGACGCTGCCGAGGCCGACGGCCGCCGAGAGGGCCGTCGAGCACAGGGTGGCATTGCCGCACAAATCTGCCGGCGTACCATCGCTGTTGAAATAATGGATCTGGACGTCCGCCC contains:
- the dapF gene encoding diaminopimelate epimerase, which produces MTGSGNDFVFFDGRTVSRALVTQPQAIQAICNRYNGIGADGIVVLEPVSNGADVQIHYFNSDGTPADLCGNATLCSTALSAAVGLGSVDGMRLSTGAGLITSRVGALPEIDFQPVSDISPRMPIAPVPGELRIGYATAGIPHLVILCEDADAVDLEGRGPGLRWDPSTGSAGANVNWVSRRPDGRWRYRTFERGVEGETQACGTGAIATAILLATWGLDAGPSVTIRTSSGRDLIVRLTPIPTGFQPTLQGEGRVVFHGQIDQLG